From a region of the Actinomycetes bacterium genome:
- the atpB gene encoding F0F1 ATP synthase subunit A: MNERSLEVLEHFYQKVIIPIKLGSLDLSVTNLTLSMFAAAFVFLGILIFLAYRPKIVPSKKQTIVEWLISFIKRYIVYNMMGREEGKKWWPLITGLFIFILANNLIGIIPGAYTPTANPLVPLVLAVIIFLTVQVSDLVKNGIRGYVRTFAPRSVPAWMYVIVFPIEVVSAIAKPFSLFIRLAANMIAGHIIIYVLLGLIIYFKNYFIAIAAVPFSVIMTIFEIFVGAIQAYIFAVLASMYIGEAVSKKD; the protein is encoded by the coding sequence ATGAATGAAAGAAGCTTGGAGGTACTGGAGCATTTTTATCAGAAGGTAATTATCCCCATTAAACTGGGGAGTCTGGACCTATCTGTAACCAATCTCACCCTGTCTATGTTTGCTGCCGCATTCGTTTTTCTGGGCATACTTATATTTTTGGCCTACAGGCCAAAGATAGTGCCCAGCAAAAAACAAACTATAGTGGAGTGGCTGATATCATTTATAAAGAGGTATATAGTATATAATATGATGGGCAGGGAGGAAGGTAAAAAATGGTGGCCTCTTATTACTGGATTATTTATTTTTATCCTGGCCAATAATTTGATAGGAATAATACCTGGTGCTTATACGCCTACCGCTAATCCCCTGGTACCTCTGGTGCTGGCGGTAATTATTTTCTTAACCGTGCAGGTTTCAGATTTGGTAAAAAATGGGATAAGAGGGTATGTAAGGACTTTTGCTCCCCGCTCGGTTCCTGCATGGATGTATGTGATTGTGTTTCCCATAGAGGTAGTAAGCGCAATTGCCAAACCTTTTTCTCTGTTCATACGTCTTGCCGCCAATATGATTGCAGGACATATTATAATTTATGTATTACTGGGATTAATAATTTATTTTAAGAATTATTTTATAGCAATTGCAGCAGTTCCTTTCAGTGTGATAATGACTATATTTGAAATATTTGTTGGAGCTATACAGGCCTATATATTTGCGGTTCTGGCATCAATGTATATAGGAGAAGCAGTAAGTAAAAAAGACTAA
- the atpG gene encoding ATP synthase F1 subunit gamma: protein MPKEKDLRDRIESVKGTRKITRAMGMIASSKIKKAQQRMLEARPFISKVEDFICNLGLTGQVINDRLVKTRENEKNILILGVTADKGLCGGYNSNIIELLEKNIRKFEKQDKKVRLDIIGTRGKNYFSFRGFKLAKAYEHLSDWPKFMDAREISRAMISRYSVGEVDRVLVCYTKYISPMQHEPRTMQILPIPIEQKLSERESHVEAPGTFICRVEDLPSEFGYEPSLKEIIKAIIPEYIFTVVYGILLESTASEIGARMTAMRKASDNSDDLIKQLTRDYHKIRQHQITNEIIEIISGAEINT from the coding sequence ATGCCCAAAGAAAAAGATCTTAGAGATAGAATAGAAAGTGTAAAAGGTACCAGGAAAATTACCCGGGCTATGGGCATGATTGCTTCTTCCAAGATAAAGAAAGCTCAGCAGAGAATGCTGGAAGCAAGGCCTTTTATCAGTAAAGTGGAGGATTTTATCTGCAACCTGGGGTTAACTGGCCAGGTAATAAATGACCGTTTGGTAAAAACAAGGGAAAATGAAAAAAATATATTAATTTTGGGGGTAACTGCAGATAAAGGACTGTGCGGCGGTTATAATTCTAATATAATTGAACTTCTGGAAAAGAATATAAGGAAATTTGAAAAGCAGGATAAAAAAGTCAGGTTAGATATTATTGGAACCAGGGGTAAAAATTATTTCAGTTTCCGGGGTTTTAAGCTGGCAAAGGCTTATGAGCATCTTTCAGATTGGCCTAAATTTATGGACGCCAGGGAGATTTCAAGGGCTATGATATCCAGGTATTCAGTGGGAGAGGTGGACCGGGTGCTGGTTTGTTATACCAAGTATATCAGTCCAATGCAGCATGAACCCCGAACTATGCAGATACTGCCCATACCTATAGAACAGAAGCTTTCAGAAAGAGAGAGTCACGTAGAAGCTCCCGGGACTTTTATATGCCGGGTTGAAGATTTGCCTTCCGAATTTGGCTATGAACCTTCTTTAAAAGAAATAATTAAAGCTATAATCCCTGAATATATCTTTACGGTGGTATATGGAATTCTTCTGGAATCCACAGCCAGTGAGATAGGAGCAAGGATGACTGCTATGAGAAAAGCCAGTGATAATTCTGATGACCTTATAAAGCAACTTACCAGGGATTACCATAAAATAAGGCAGCATCAGATTACTAATGAAATAATAGAAATAATTTCAGGGGCAGAAATAAACACTTAG
- a CDS encoding cytidine/deoxycytidylate deaminase family protein — protein sequence MGDKRPSWDQYFIAITKQVATRSTCLRRKVGAIVVKDKRILTTGYNGAPKGTRNCLEIGTCLREEMGVPSGQRHEICRGLHAEQNALLQAAYHGVQIKGGVIYCTTQPCVMCAKMIINTGIRTVYHLEDYSDPLSLELMGEAGIELIKLNF from the coding sequence ATGGGGGATAAAAGGCCCAGCTGGGATCAGTATTTTATAGCAATCACCAAACAGGTTGCCACCCGGTCTACCTGCCTGAGGAGAAAGGTGGGAGCAATTGTAGTAAAGGATAAAAGGATTCTTACTACCGGTTACAACGGCGCTCCCAAAGGAACCAGAAACTGCCTGGAAATAGGAACCTGCTTAAGGGAAGAGATGGGAGTGCCTTCGGGACAGAGGCATGAAATCTGCAGGGGCCTGCATGCCGAACAGAATGCCCTGCTGCAGGCAGCTTATCATGGCGTACAGATAAAGGGAGGAGTCATTTATTGTACTACCCAGCCCTGTGTAATGTGCGCCAAGATGATTATAAATACCGGCATCAGAACTGTTTACCATCTGGAGGATTACTCTGATCCATTATCTCTGGAGCTTATGGGGGAAGCGGGCATTGAGCTGATAAAGCTGAATTTCTAG
- the atpF gene encoding F0F1 ATP synthase subunit B has product MSSTIFWLIIVFIIMVVVLWKLVLKPVDKVLARRQEEIKEKISSSDKQKQEAQKILEDQKKELDKARLQAKKLIEDSKQEARNIKEEIEKDSKKKAEEMMEDAINRIEREKEKSLEELKDEVADMAVSIAEKIITKNISKKEHQKLIEESLKDIKGA; this is encoded by the coding sequence ATGAGCAGTACTATTTTTTGGCTGATTATAGTATTCATTATTATGGTGGTAGTTTTGTGGAAGCTGGTACTCAAGCCGGTAGATAAGGTTCTAGCCAGGCGGCAGGAAGAGATCAAAGAAAAAATAAGTTCCTCGGATAAGCAGAAGCAGGAAGCCCAAAAGATACTGGAGGATCAGAAAAAGGAGCTGGATAAAGCCAGGCTGCAGGCCAAAAAACTTATTGAAGACTCCAAACAGGAAGCCAGAAATATTAAAGAAGAGATAGAAAAAGATAGCAAGAAGAAAGCAGAAGAGATGATGGAGGATGCTATAAACAGAATAGAAAGAGAAAAAGAAAAATCATTGGAAGAGTTAAAGGATGAGGTTGCTGATATGGCTGTCAGCATTGCAGAGAAAATAATTACCAAAAATATATCAAAAAAAGAGCATCAAAAGTTAATAGAGGAAAGTTTAAAGGATATCAAAGGGGCTTAG
- the atpD gene encoding F0F1 ATP synthase subunit beta, whose protein sequence is MADKQEKGLIVSIRGPVIDVEFSPERIPEIYTALKISKPLPEGREESIVAEVQQSIGEGKVRAVAMSSTDGLYRGMEVINTGQPIMVPVGKEVLGRIFNVLGQTRDLKQKQVQTKIKLPIHREAPGIEDIDTRTELLETGVKVIDFLCPFVKGGKIGMFGGAGVGKTVIIMELIHNIAIKHGGLSVFAGVGERTREGNDLWREMKESGVLDKTTLVFGQMNEPPGARLRVALTALTISEYFREYEGRDMLLFIDNIFRFVQAGQEVSTLLGRMPSAVGYQPTLASEMGELQERIASTKKGSITSVQAVYVPADDLTDPAPATTFAHLDSTVVLSRQVSERGLYPAVDPLSSSSRILEADVVGFEHYQMVRKVKEILQKNKELQDIIAILGIDELSEEDKQLVKRARKIERFLSQPFSVAEEFTGKQGRYVKVEDSVKGFKAIVEGECDDYPDQAFYMVGDIEEAKQKGEKMLKEQNQEENKQ, encoded by the coding sequence ATGGCTGATAAGCAAGAAAAGGGCTTAATTGTAAGTATAAGGGGTCCGGTTATTGATGTAGAATTTTCCCCGGAAAGAATCCCTGAAATTTATACTGCCCTTAAGATATCCAAGCCGCTGCCAGAGGGTAGGGAAGAATCGATAGTGGCAGAAGTCCAGCAGTCAATAGGAGAAGGGAAGGTAAGGGCAGTAGCCATGTCTTCTACTGACGGACTTTATAGAGGGATGGAAGTAATAAATACCGGGCAGCCAATAATGGTGCCGGTAGGCAAGGAAGTCTTGGGGAGAATATTCAATGTCCTGGGCCAGACCAGGGATTTAAAGCAGAAGCAGGTGCAGACCAAGATCAAGCTGCCCATACACAGGGAAGCTCCGGGCATCGAAGATATTGACACCAGGACTGAACTTCTGGAGACAGGGGTTAAGGTTATTGATTTTTTGTGTCCTTTTGTGAAAGGAGGCAAAATTGGAATGTTTGGAGGCGCCGGAGTAGGAAAGACAGTAATAATAATGGAATTAATACATAATATAGCCATAAAACATGGCGGCCTTTCTGTCTTTGCCGGAGTTGGAGAGAGAACCAGGGAGGGCAATGATTTATGGCGGGAAATGAAAGAATCCGGGGTTCTGGACAAGACGACTCTGGTGTTTGGACAGATGAATGAACCCCCGGGGGCCAGGCTCAGGGTAGCTTTAACTGCATTAACCATTTCCGAGTATTTCAGGGAATATGAAGGGCGGGATATGCTGTTATTTATAGATAATATATTCAGGTTTGTACAGGCAGGGCAGGAGGTTTCTACTCTACTGGGCCGTATGCCTTCTGCGGTAGGTTACCAGCCAACCCTTGCCAGCGAGATGGGTGAGCTTCAAGAGAGAATTGCTTCCACCAAGAAGGGTTCAATAACTTCGGTGCAAGCCGTATATGTTCCTGCAGATGATTTGACTGATCCTGCTCCCGCCACCACTTTTGCCCATCTTGATTCAACAGTAGTGCTTTCCAGGCAGGTATCCGAAAGGGGCTTATATCCTGCGGTAGATCCTCTATCTTCTTCCTCCAGAATCCTGGAGGCTGACGTGGTGGGATTTGAACATTACCAGATGGTAAGAAAGGTTAAAGAAATCCTTCAAAAAAACAAGGAATTACAGGATATTATAGCGATATTGGGAATAGATGAATTATCTGAAGAGGATAAGCAACTGGTAAAAAGGGCCAGGAAGATAGAAAGGTTTCTCTCCCAGCCTTTCTCAGTTGCTGAAGAGTTTACCGGCAAACAGGGAAGGTATGTAAAAGTGGAAGATAGCGTAAAGGGTTTTAAGGCTATTGTGGAAGGCGAATGCGATGATTACCCTGATCAGGCTTTCTATATGGTTGGAGATATCGAGGAAGCCAAACAAAAAGGAGAAAAAATGTTAAAAGAGCAGAACCAGGAGGAAAATAAACAGTAA
- the atpH gene encoding ATP synthase F1 subunit delta — protein sequence MGHKVKTAEIKKIVNALASLAASENQLDLLKRELEWVKEEVDYNLKFKQLLRDDQIKNSEKVKILLEILEEKVSSITQAAVASMAIMGLMEQLDIINKLYGEKVSQLKKQLDIEVISAIELDKDTIEDIKKSLDKKTQREVKIKNIVDNSIIGGLVINIDDQVMDLSISRKLIDLKSNLKEIKLESEKLGN from the coding sequence ATGGGTCACAAAGTTAAGACGGCAGAAATAAAGAAAATAGTAAATGCCTTGGCCAGTCTGGCTGCAAGTGAAAACCAATTGGATTTGTTAAAAAGAGAACTGGAATGGGTTAAAGAAGAGGTAGACTACAATCTTAAATTTAAGCAACTTTTAAGGGATGACCAGATAAAAAATTCGGAGAAAGTAAAAATTTTATTGGAGATACTGGAAGAAAAGGTTTCGTCTATTACCCAGGCTGCAGTAGCCTCTATGGCAATAATGGGATTAATGGAACAGCTGGATATTATAAATAAGCTATATGGGGAGAAGGTTTCCCAATTAAAAAAACAGCTGGATATTGAAGTAATAAGCGCAATAGAGCTGGATAAGGATACTATAGAGGATATTAAGAAAAGCCTGGATAAAAAAACCCAGAGAGAGGTAAAAATTAAGAATATTGTAGATAACAGTATTATTGGCGGACTGGTTATAAACATTGATGATCAGGTTATGGACCTGAGCATAAGCAGAAAGCTTATTGATCTGAAAAGTAATTTAAAAGAAATAAAGCTGGAGAGTGAAAAACTTGGCAATTAG
- the mgtE gene encoding magnesium transporter codes for MLTYEHYNLIEELNRLIDSRKWREIKELLRQIPPSDFVQLLDDFDQETGLVLFRLLPKEEAARVFAQLEPQDQEALLKNLGSQRARQVILDLPPDDRTEVFGDLPGPVTQKILNALPPQERKEALALLGYSEDSVGRLMTPDYIAVKPFWLISRVLDHIRSMGKDVETIDIIYIVDAHWHLLDSLPLRKFILADPDQKVEAIMDKKMVYLHADQDQEEAVKIMADYDLTALPVTDKDNVLMGIVTVDDILDVLEEETTEDFHRVAAVAPVGIKYSSASPFTLYVKRIGWLAILMVAGFISSTIIAHFETSLQAVIALSFFIPVLIGTGGNTSTQSSTLIIRALSTGELTIRKWFYVVKKELLTGLFLGVSMGVVFLLRVIILKEGLLLGITLGLAVVAIIMIANLLGSLLPILLTKLKLDPAVISSPLLTTVVDALGLLIYFSIAGLIFSL; via the coding sequence ATGTTAACCTATGAACATTACAATCTGATAGAGGAACTCAACCGCCTCATAGATTCCAGAAAATGGAGGGAAATAAAAGAACTGCTGAGGCAGATTCCCCCTTCAGATTTTGTACAGCTGCTGGATGATTTTGACCAGGAGACCGGCCTGGTCCTTTTCCGGCTTCTTCCCAAGGAAGAAGCTGCCCGGGTATTTGCCCAGCTGGAACCCCAGGACCAGGAAGCCCTGCTTAAAAACCTGGGCAGCCAGAGGGCTAGGCAGGTAATACTGGATCTTCCTCCCGATGACCGTACCGAGGTATTCGGGGACCTGCCCGGGCCGGTAACCCAGAAAATTCTAAACGCTCTCCCTCCCCAGGAAAGGAAGGAAGCCCTGGCCCTGCTGGGCTACTCTGAAGACAGTGTAGGCCGGCTTATGACTCCCGACTATATAGCAGTTAAGCCTTTCTGGCTCATAAGCCGCGTTCTTGATCACATCCGCAGCATGGGAAAGGATGTAGAGACCATTGATATCATATACATAGTAGATGCCCACTGGCACCTGCTGGACAGCCTTCCTTTGAGAAAATTTATACTGGCAGACCCGGATCAGAAGGTAGAAGCCATTATGGACAAAAAAATGGTATACCTGCATGCTGACCAGGACCAGGAAGAGGCGGTAAAAATCATGGCCGATTATGACCTGACCGCCCTGCCGGTAACCGATAAGGATAATGTGCTTATGGGTATAGTGACCGTAGATGATATACTGGATGTCCTGGAAGAAGAAACCACCGAAGACTTCCACAGGGTAGCAGCGGTGGCCCCGGTAGGCATTAAGTATTCTTCTGCCTCCCCTTTTACCCTGTACGTTAAAAGGATAGGATGGCTGGCCATACTTATGGTAGCCGGCTTTATCTCTTCTACCATAATAGCCCATTTTGAAACCTCCCTGCAGGCGGTTATTGCCCTCAGTTTCTTTATACCGGTGCTTATCGGCACCGGGGGAAACACCTCCACCCAGTCTTCCACCCTGATTATAAGGGCGCTTTCTACCGGAGAGCTTACAATTAGAAAATGGTTTTATGTAGTAAAAAAGGAACTGCTGACCGGGCTGTTTTTAGGGGTATCCATGGGGGTGGTATTCCTGCTAAGGGTAATCATATTAAAAGAAGGGCTGCTGCTGGGGATAACCCTGGGGCTGGCGGTGGTAGCCATTATAATGATAGCCAACCTTTTGGGGTCTCTGCTGCCGATTTTGCTAACCAAACTGAAACTGGACCCTGCAGTTATAAGCAGCCCCCTGCTTACCACAGTGGTGGATGCACTGGGTTTGCTTATCTATTTTTCCATAGCCGGGCTCATCTTTTCCCTGTAA
- the atpC gene encoding ATP synthase F1 subunit epsilon — MAEDRINVSIVTPEEVVFEGKVNYLGVPSVKGSMGILAGHMPVVCQLDVGIIKLKSELEEKYVAVQKGYMEFFNNNANILTGRAIKTTYQDRHKAIEEVSKRHDIVQEISEETKKVIQAIGTLKRLRK, encoded by the coding sequence ATGGCTGAGGATAGGATAAATGTATCCATAGTTACCCCGGAAGAAGTTGTCTTCGAGGGTAAGGTTAATTATTTGGGGGTGCCTTCAGTTAAGGGCAGTATGGGAATCCTGGCCGGCCATATGCCTGTGGTATGCCAGTTGGATGTGGGTATTATAAAACTAAAATCAGAACTGGAAGAAAAATATGTTGCGGTGCAAAAAGGTTATATGGAGTTTTTTAATAATAATGCCAACATACTTACTGGAAGAGCAATTAAAACTACTTACCAGGATCGCCATAAGGCCATAGAGGAAGTAAGCAAGAGACATGACATAGTGCAAGAAATATCGGAAGAGACCAAGAAAGTAATACAGGCTATTGGTACACTGAAAAGGTTAAGAAAATGA
- a CDS encoding MFS transporter: MQNVQKANKRVLALSAGSHFMLDIYQSFYIGLIPLLVSKFGLSLFQVSLLGATSIIANSLFSPAFGLLSDRYGLKKFMVMGIILTSVFLSLLGVMPHYLLVLIFLFIGNLGIASFHPPSAAMAGYYGGNKKTFSTSLINFGGNFGFALGSLTVILILEKIGIQYTPIAMAGGLIAAWVLIRKLPSDKHIPVTIDPNLPRQRLGAAKIFLLASLVFTVYSLYILWVSLFNYMPVYYTRAGLNLIPIGIMLFLFGALGGAGGFITGHLNDRFKKGPLIIQISIAMAIPCLYFIFIPDTLPSMILFVLAGVFLIPIQPVCIRTAQQLWPANIGLASSLILGLSAGLAGLTLIPLGKAADIIGIAALIRAEIGFLLLSVVLLFFYPLVARKIKS, from the coding sequence ATGCAAAATGTTCAGAAAGCTAATAAGCGGGTACTGGCCCTTTCTGCAGGCAGCCACTTTATGCTGGACATATACCAGAGCTTCTACATCGGGCTTATACCGCTATTGGTCTCCAAGTTCGGCCTTTCCCTGTTTCAGGTAAGTCTGCTGGGAGCCACCAGCATTATAGCCAACAGCCTGTTCTCCCCGGCCTTCGGCCTGCTCTCAGACCGGTACGGGCTGAAGAAATTTATGGTTATGGGAATAATTTTAACCTCGGTCTTTTTAAGCCTGCTGGGAGTGATGCCCCATTACCTGCTGGTACTTATATTTTTATTTATAGGCAATCTGGGAATAGCCAGCTTTCATCCCCCCAGCGCAGCCATGGCCGGCTACTATGGAGGCAATAAGAAAACCTTTAGCACCTCCCTTATAAATTTCGGGGGCAATTTCGGTTTTGCCCTGGGTTCCCTGACGGTAATACTTATCCTGGAAAAGATAGGCATTCAGTATACCCCCATAGCCATGGCCGGCGGCCTGATTGCCGCATGGGTATTAATCAGAAAACTGCCCTCCGATAAGCATATACCGGTAACTATAGACCCCAACCTGCCCCGTCAGAGGTTGGGGGCAGCAAAAATATTCCTTCTAGCCAGCCTGGTATTTACTGTATACTCCCTGTACATATTGTGGGTAAGCCTATTCAATTATATGCCGGTGTACTACACGCGGGCAGGATTAAATCTTATTCCCATAGGCATAATGCTGTTTCTGTTTGGAGCCCTGGGAGGGGCCGGCGGGTTTATAACCGGCCACCTTAATGACCGGTTTAAAAAAGGGCCGCTTATAATACAGATAAGCATAGCCATGGCCATCCCCTGCCTCTACTTTATATTCATACCCGATACCTTACCCAGCATGATCCTTTTCGTCCTGGCCGGGGTGTTTCTCATTCCCATACAGCCGGTATGCATAAGGACTGCCCAACAGCTTTGGCCGGCTAATATCGGACTGGCTTCCTCTCTTATACTGGGCTTATCCGCCGGACTGGCCGGATTAACCCTTATACCCCTGGGCAAAGCTGCAGATATCATAGGCATTGCCGCCCTGATCAGGGCAGAGATAGGGTTCCTGCTGTTATCGGTTGTCCTGCTGTTTTTCTATCCGCTGGTGGCCAGGAAAATTAAATCCTGA
- the atpA gene encoding F0F1 ATP synthase subunit alpha: MSMESKKIADLISKQIEKYEAKPQIEEVGAVTEAGDGIVKIAGLSKAVAGEMLELPGGIYCLALNLDQHEIGGVILGESVKIQEGDLVKRTGKVLQVPVGEALVGRIVDPLGIPLDNKGDIDTQIFSPVEFKAPEVVERQPVREPLQTGIKAIDSMVPIGRGQRELIISDRRVGKTALLVDTILNQKGKDVYCIFVIIGQKTSLVARIAEKLEQEGAMDYTTIVVATAKETAALQYLAPYSGCAMGEYFMYNQKHAVVMYDDLSKHAVAYREISLLLRRPPGREAYPGDIFYLHSRLLERSAKLSDEKGAGSLTAIPVIEVKGGDISGYIPTNLISITDGQIYLDTELFNSGIRPAINAGISVSRVGGAAQIPAMKKVARMLRLDISQYREIETFAKFGTELDTETKKQVTRGERIVEVLKQGQYQPMAVEDQVIAIFALTYGYLDDIKVSDICRFEEEFLTYMHNNKKDIIKKIRETKDINQELEQELKQAVKDFKSGFSQ; encoded by the coding sequence ATTAGTATGGAATCAAAAAAAATTGCAGACCTTATAAGCAAGCAGATAGAAAAATATGAGGCCAAACCCCAGATAGAGGAAGTGGGTGCTGTAACTGAGGCTGGAGACGGCATAGTAAAGATTGCTGGATTATCAAAAGCAGTTGCAGGAGAGATGCTTGAACTTCCCGGTGGTATTTATTGCCTGGCTCTAAACCTGGACCAGCATGAGATAGGGGGAGTAATTTTAGGGGAATCGGTTAAAATTCAGGAAGGCGATCTGGTTAAGAGAACAGGCAAAGTTTTACAGGTTCCGGTAGGTGAAGCTTTGGTGGGAAGGATTGTAGATCCACTGGGCATTCCCCTGGATAATAAGGGTGATATTGATACCCAGATATTTAGTCCGGTTGAATTTAAAGCCCCGGAAGTAGTGGAAAGGCAACCGGTAAGAGAGCCGCTTCAAACAGGGATAAAGGCCATAGACTCTATGGTACCTATTGGACGGGGACAGAGAGAGCTTATAATTTCTGACCGGAGGGTAGGCAAAACTGCGCTTTTAGTGGATACTATTTTAAACCAGAAAGGCAAAGATGTTTACTGCATATTTGTAATTATTGGTCAAAAAACTTCTCTGGTGGCCAGGATTGCAGAAAAGCTGGAGCAGGAAGGAGCCATGGACTATACTACCATAGTTGTAGCTACCGCCAAAGAGACGGCGGCATTGCAGTACCTGGCACCCTATTCAGGCTGTGCTATGGGAGAATATTTTATGTATAACCAGAAACATGCCGTGGTTATGTATGATGATCTTTCCAAGCATGCAGTTGCTTACCGGGAGATATCGCTTCTGCTCAGAAGACCGCCTGGCCGGGAGGCATATCCCGGTGATATTTTTTACCTTCATTCAAGATTATTGGAGCGTTCGGCCAAGCTTTCCGATGAAAAGGGTGCAGGCTCTTTAACTGCTATCCCGGTTATTGAGGTAAAGGGTGGAGATATATCCGGTTATATCCCCACCAACCTGATTTCTATTACTGATGGCCAGATTTATTTAGATACAGAGTTGTTTAATTCTGGTATAAGGCCGGCAATAAATGCAGGCATATCGGTTTCCAGAGTGGGGGGTGCAGCCCAGATACCGGCTATGAAAAAAGTAGCGCGGATGCTGAGGCTGGATATATCCCAATACCGGGAGATTGAAACCTTTGCCAAGTTTGGTACCGAGCTGGATACTGAAACCAAAAAACAAGTAACCAGGGGAGAGCGAATTGTGGAAGTACTCAAGCAGGGACAGTATCAGCCTATGGCAGTGGAAGATCAGGTAATTGCTATTTTTGCACTGACCTATGGATATTTGGATGATATAAAAGTCTCGGATATATGCAGGTTTGAAGAAGAGTTCTTAACTTATATGCATAACAACAAAAAAGATATAATTAAAAAAATAAGAGAAACCAAAGACATAAACCAGGAATTGGAGCAGGAGCTCAAACAGGCAGTGAAGGATTTTAAATCGGGTTTTTCTCAATAA
- the atpE gene encoding F0F1 ATP synthase subunit C gives MDSQAAAVIAAGFAIGVGAIGPALAIGNLVGKALEGIARQPEAAGQIQTAMFIGIAFAEAIALYALVVAFLLIFVV, from the coding sequence ATGGATTCACAGGCGGCTGCAGTAATTGCAGCAGGATTTGCAATTGGAGTAGGGGCTATAGGACCAGCCCTGGCTATTGGTAACCTGGTGGGCAAAGCTCTGGAGGGTATTGCCCGGCAACCGGAAGCAGCGGGCCAGATCCAGACTGCAATGTTCATAGGAATCGCTTTTGCCGAAGCCATTGCCTTATATGCTCTGGTGGTAGCTTTCCTGCTTATATTTGTGGTGTAA